The following proteins are co-located in the Sardina pilchardus chromosome 24, fSarPil1.1, whole genome shotgun sequence genome:
- the LOC134072305 gene encoding uncharacterized protein LOC134072305 isoform X1, translating to MSSSQDACEVWLDTTELKEKKREKRKRQTRPISKLLNPLARGGGYSVAVALNFTQTVHAMPATKQSTISSFFSPQRKDAEQKPTFPPYKACVNASDTIPIKSAERLSVTDFGCQTSIKNSDTIFERHTSDMTSSRDFGEHSVHLCEKDHLMYSGNWKKEQTFLHLIRGYESGEEVEEPQGKRRLSELCSIPVSAGKQTSVQCLPIPETLPLSQWEHNDQDSQCHKTVHQRNIPVREDSVSQMSERDFRAQMPLAEHTSTQRKVCSPLRSPTKHTGKENCPSSTARWQDLGKSRSPLKRRPLSPSSPAAKSRPSETTKCSSPRRSVLKVAQKETETDSMASLFTQDTQGFRVIAHRNHQSSWSPLKDWTNNSSRGGGWKGSSDEDTDQELEAEMLFTQDSQGNLVIKH from the exons ATGTCTTCATCGCAGGACGCTTGCGAAGTTTGGCTTGACACGACAGaactaaaagaaaagaaacgggAGAAACGG AAACGACAAACGCGTCCTATTTCCAAACTTCTTAACCCTCTGGCTCGTGGTGGTGGTTACAGTGTGGCAGTGGCGCTAAATTTCACGCAGACTGTACACGCCATGCCTGCGACCAAACAGAGCACCATATCCTCGTTCTTTAGCCCTCAGCGCAAAG ATGCTGAACAGAAGCCAACTTTCCCTCCTTACAAGGCTTGTGTAAATGCATCAGACACAATCCCCATAAAATCTGCCGAGAGACTGTCAGTGACAGATTTTGGATGTCAAACCTCTATCAAGAACTCTGACACCATTTTTGAACGTCACACATCTGATATGACAAGTTCCCGAGATTTTGGTGAGCATTCAGTTCATTTATGTGAAAAAGACCATCTCATGTATTCTGGTAACTGGAAAAAAGAGCAGACCTTCCTGCATTTGATCAGAGGATATGAGTCCGGCGAAGAAGTTGAAGAACCTCAGGGAAAGAGAAGGCTTTCTGAACTCTGTTCCATCCCTGTATCGGCAGGCAAACAAACCTCAGTCCAGTGCCTGCCTATTCCAGAAACATTGCCCCTGAGCCAATGGGAGCACAATGACCAGGACTCCCAGTGCCACAAGACTGTACATCAGAGAAACATCCCAGTAAGAGAAGATAGTGTGTCCCAGATGAGTGAGAGGGATTTCAGGGCTCAGATGCCCCTTGCTGAGCACACCTCAACTCAGAGAAAAGTCTGTTCCCCCTTGCGCTCACCTACTAAGCATACAGGGAAAGAGAACTGCCCATCTAGTACAGCTAGGTGGCAGGATTTGGGAAAGAGTCGATCACCACTGAAGAGGAGACCTCTGTCACCCAGCAGCCCTGCAGCTAAATCTAGGCCATCGGAGACGACAAAGTGTTCGTCGCCTCGGAGATCGGTCTTAAAAGTTGCTCAGAAGGAGACTGAAACGGACAGCATGGCTTCACTTTTCACACAGGACACTCAGGGCTTCCGCGTGATTGCCCACAGAAACCACCAATCATCATGGAGCCCTTTGAAGGACTGGACTAATAATTCTAGTCGGGGTGGTGGCTGGAAGGGGTCATCTGATGAAGACACCGATCAAGAATTGGAAGCAGAGATGCTGTTCACCCAAGACTCTCAAGGAAATCTGGTTATAAAGCACTGA
- the vps28 gene encoding vacuolar protein sorting-associated protein 28 homolog — protein MFHGIPASGGMGGAPANKPELYEEVKLYKNAREREKFDNMAELFAVVKTLQALEKAYIKDCVTPNEYTAACSRLLVQYKAAFKQVQGSDVGSIDDFCRKYRLDCPLAMERIKEDRPITIKDDKGNLNRCIADIVSLFITVMDKLRLEIRAMDEIQPDLRELMETMNRMSNMPPDSEAKDKVSLWLTTLSSMSASDELDDSQVRQMLFDLESAYNAFNRFLHSS, from the exons ATGTTTCATGGCATACCTGCCTCAGGAGGAATGGGAGGAG CCCCAGCCAATAAACCAGAGTTGTATGAA GAAGTGAAGCTGTATAAAAatgccagagaaagagaaaa GTTTGATAACATGGCAGAGCTGTTTGCAGTAGTGAAGACCCTCCAAGCCCTTGAGAAGGCATACATCAAAGACTGCGTCACTCCAAATGA ATACACAGCAGCATGTTCCAGACTACTGGTGCAGTACAAAGCTGCATTCAAACAGGTCCAGGGCTCTGATGTGGGATCCATTGATGACTTTTGCAGAAAGTACAGA CTTGATTGCCCGCTAGCCATGGAAAGAATCAAGGAGGACAGACCAATCACCATCAAGGATGACAAGGGCAACCTGAATCGCTGCATTGCAGATATAGTCTCC CTCTTCATCACAGTGATGGATAAGCTGCGTCTTGAGATCAGAGCCATGGATGAG ATCCAGCCTGACCTGAGGGAGCTGATGGAGACCATGAATAGGATGAGCAACATGCCCCCAGACTCTGAGGCCAAGGATAAAGTCAGCCTTTG GCTGACCACTTTGAGCAGCATGTCTGCCTCTGATGAACTGGATGACTCGCAGGTGCGGCAGATGCTCTTCGACCTGGAGTCTGCCTACAATGCCTTCAACCGCTTCCTGCACTCCTCCTAG
- the LOC134072305 gene encoding uncharacterized protein LOC134072305 isoform X2 — translation MPATKQSTISSFFSPQRKDAEQKPTFPPYKACVNASDTIPIKSAERLSVTDFGCQTSIKNSDTIFERHTSDMTSSRDFGEHSVHLCEKDHLMYSGNWKKEQTFLHLIRGYESGEEVEEPQGKRRLSELCSIPVSAGKQTSVQCLPIPETLPLSQWEHNDQDSQCHKTVHQRNIPVREDSVSQMSERDFRAQMPLAEHTSTQRKVCSPLRSPTKHTGKENCPSSTARWQDLGKSRSPLKRRPLSPSSPAAKSRPSETTKCSSPRRSVLKVAQKETETDSMASLFTQDTQGFRVIAHRNHQSSWSPLKDWTNNSSRGGGWKGSSDEDTDQELEAEMLFTQDSQGNLVIKH, via the exons ATGCCTGCGACCAAACAGAGCACCATATCCTCGTTCTTTAGCCCTCAGCGCAAAG ATGCTGAACAGAAGCCAACTTTCCCTCCTTACAAGGCTTGTGTAAATGCATCAGACACAATCCCCATAAAATCTGCCGAGAGACTGTCAGTGACAGATTTTGGATGTCAAACCTCTATCAAGAACTCTGACACCATTTTTGAACGTCACACATCTGATATGACAAGTTCCCGAGATTTTGGTGAGCATTCAGTTCATTTATGTGAAAAAGACCATCTCATGTATTCTGGTAACTGGAAAAAAGAGCAGACCTTCCTGCATTTGATCAGAGGATATGAGTCCGGCGAAGAAGTTGAAGAACCTCAGGGAAAGAGAAGGCTTTCTGAACTCTGTTCCATCCCTGTATCGGCAGGCAAACAAACCTCAGTCCAGTGCCTGCCTATTCCAGAAACATTGCCCCTGAGCCAATGGGAGCACAATGACCAGGACTCCCAGTGCCACAAGACTGTACATCAGAGAAACATCCCAGTAAGAGAAGATAGTGTGTCCCAGATGAGTGAGAGGGATTTCAGGGCTCAGATGCCCCTTGCTGAGCACACCTCAACTCAGAGAAAAGTCTGTTCCCCCTTGCGCTCACCTACTAAGCATACAGGGAAAGAGAACTGCCCATCTAGTACAGCTAGGTGGCAGGATTTGGGAAAGAGTCGATCACCACTGAAGAGGAGACCTCTGTCACCCAGCAGCCCTGCAGCTAAATCTAGGCCATCGGAGACGACAAAGTGTTCGTCGCCTCGGAGATCGGTCTTAAAAGTTGCTCAGAAGGAGACTGAAACGGACAGCATGGCTTCACTTTTCACACAGGACACTCAGGGCTTCCGCGTGATTGCCCACAGAAACCACCAATCATCATGGAGCCCTTTGAAGGACTGGACTAATAATTCTAGTCGGGGTGGTGGCTGGAAGGGGTCATCTGATGAAGACACCGATCAAGAATTGGAAGCAGAGATGCTGTTCACCCAAGACTCTCAAGGAAATCTGGTTATAAAGCACTGA